The following are encoded together in the Syngnathus typhle isolate RoL2023-S1 ecotype Sweden linkage group LG5, RoL_Styp_1.0, whole genome shotgun sequence genome:
- the si:dkey-98f17.5 gene encoding uncharacterized protein si:dkey-98f17.5 → MAARKPRSVANPLESAITSPSERILKECHNLYVDSENGLVKIASSLGVRLLPPRKKIIVMIMGNHSAGKSSFINWYVEEHIQKTGVAIETQGFTFITSGRKRESLTGNATLHLYPHFRPLLEFKGVLDYLSAEISTSKQKKFSLVTFVDTPGLVDGDMIYPFNVNSAITWLGEQSDLVFVFFDPMGQALCKRTLNIVEKLSEKCGEKMRFYLSKADEAGRETDRQRVMMQIVQELCRRPGLNKCGFEMPTIYIPNPQKPSRCVNQIDGVCQTIEKTINQAVQRTLDQLEKDCDLICSTISDRLQQDRTDATYNKSVRLNSFVCGALGVFLPLVFILSFIVSTFSKEQLSELLGEGLAQTLFICTGIVMYVWDWIPEDGQVVFLMFFGALCYFFFFLAKHFSGQRYKTLTKKEKRKMTEYNDYIRDIVRTKKGKLYEWYLQQCAAEYDL, encoded by the exons ATGGCGGCTAGAAAGCCTCGCTCGGTGGCCAACCCTTTGGAGTCTGCTATCACTTCACCGAGTGAGAGGATACTCAAAGAATGCCACAATTTGTATGTCGACAGCGAAAACG GCCTGGTCAAAATTGCCAGCAGCCTTGGAGTGCGTCTCCTGCCCCCCCGAAAAAAGATTATTGTGATGATCATGGGGAACCACTCGGCAGGAAAGAGCTCCTTCATTAACTG gtacgTAGAAGAGCATATCCAAAAAACCGGGGTTGCCATCGAAACACAGGGCTTCACATTCATCACAAGTGGGCGCAAAAGAGAATCATTGACG GGGAATGCAACATTACATCTCTACCCCCATTTTCGACCGCTCCTTGAGTTCAAAG GTGTTTTGGACTACCTGTCTGCAGAGATCTCCACATCCAAGCAGAAAAAGTTCAGCCTTGTGACTTTTGTGGACACGCCTGGCTTGGTGGACGGGGACATGATTTACCCTTTTAATGTCAACAGCGCTATCACATGGCTGG GAGAACAGTCCGATCTGGTATTCGTGTTCTTCGACCCGATGGGTCAGGCCCTGTGCAAGCGCACATTGAACATTGTGGAGAAACTGAGTGAGAAATGTGGAGAGAAAATGCGGTTCTACCTCAGCAAGGCCGATGAGGCCGGAAGGGAGACAGATCGACAG AGAGTGATGATGCAGATTGTCCAGGAACTGTGCCGCCGCCCAGGTCTCAACAAATGTGGCTTTGAAATGCCAACTATATATATTCCTAACCCACAGAAG CCAAGCCGCTGTGTGAACCAGATTGACGGAGTGTGTCAGACCATCGAAAAGACCATCAACCAAGCTGTgcagaggactttggaccaatTGGAGAAAGACTGTGATTTAATTTGCTCCACCATTAGCGACAGACTACAACAGGACAG GACTGATGCCACCTACAATAAAAGTGTCCGCCTGAACTCGTTTGTGTGCGGTGCTTTGGGAGTCTTCCTTCCTCTTGTCTTCATCCTTAGTTTCATTGTGAGCACCTTCTCCAAAGAGCAGCTAAGTGAGCTGTTGGGAGAAGGGCTGGCACAAACACTTTTCATCTGCACT GGAATAGTGATGTACGTATGGGACTGGATACCAGAAGATGGACAAGttgtgtttttaatgttttttggaGCCCTCtgctacttcttttttttcctcgccaAACATTTTTCTGG TCAAAGGTACAAGACTTTAACAAAGAAggagaagagaaaaatgacagAGTACAATGATTATATCCGGGATATCGTCAGAACCAAGAAG GGCAAATTGTATGAATGGTACCTTCAACAGTGTGCTGCGGAATATGACCTTTGA